CTGGCTTGTTTTGCGCCTAATTCAAATACCCGCGCTAACAGCTGGTTTTGCAGAATGATGCCACCATGTCCTTGTAGCTCGATCACATCTTCGCCAGTGAATGAATGCGGAGCTTTGAAGTACAGCACCAATCCTTCATCGATGACCGTACCATCAGCCTGATAGAAACGGCAAAAACTGGCCATACGCGGGGTAAAAGCCGTCTTGCCTGTGAGCTGACAAGCAATCTCATAAGCCCGCCTACCTGATAAACGTACAATACCGACGCCACCACGTCCGAGCGGTGTGGCAATAGCAGCAATCGTGGCCAATCCAGATAAGTCAGGCTTTTCAGATGAATCAGGTACGGCTAGCGCCCTCTCTAAAGAATCCACAGTTACTCTCAATAGCTAAAAGCTCCATTATAGACGGCTATGCTCAGGCTGACAAAGCAAACTTTAGATAGCAGTACTTTGCTATCTTCATTAGACGGTTTTACTATGATTATCAAAAAATTGTGAGTATGGAGCGTATAAAAAAACCACCGCTTTGAACTGACCCCCTAAACTTGGACGGTTTAAGTTTGTATCAAGGACTGAGTTCTGTATTTCACAGGGCTCAGTCCTTTTAGTTTCATCTGAATTCTCTCATGATTATAGTAGTGAATATACTCATGAATCTGTTGCTCTAAAGCCTCAACGGTTCTTGGTTTCTCAATATAAATCGTCTCACACTTCAGCGTACCGAAGAACCCTTCCATCAATGCATTGTCTAAGCAACTCCCCTTACGGCTCATACTTTGCTTAATATGATTCGCTTTAAGCGACTTTGCAAACGGCTTCATCTGATAATGCCAGCCTTGATCTGAATGTAATGTTAGCTGCTCCTTGCGCTTTTTAGGTATGTCTTTAAGTGCACTATCTAGCATCTGCTTCACCAAGTCATACACGGGTCGTCTTGAGAGCGTATAACTGATGATTTCATTGTTATAGCAATCTAATATTGGAGACAGATACAACTTATCCTCGCCCACTTTAAACTCAGTAATGTCAGTAAACCAACGACGATTAGGCGCACCTGCTCTGAACCTGCGCTTGACTCTATTCTTAGCTATGACGCCGCACTGTCCTTTGTAGGATCGATACTTCTGTCGTCTGATTCTAGCAGTCAGCTTAAGCTCACTCATAAGCCGTGCAATCAGTTTATGGTTGTGAATTAGGCCCTCATTCTTAAGCGCTTGGGTAATTCGCCGGTAGCCATACCGACCTTTATGATGATGGTAGATATCCCTGATACGCTGCTTGAGATCAGCGTATTTATCTTCACTCCAAAGCTGTGCTCTATGATAGTAGAAACTACTCCTTGCAAGCTTTGCTATGGTGAGTAAGTCAGATAACGAGTGCTTTAGTCTTAATCCTTCGATGAGCCTTGCTTTTTGACAGCTTGTTCCTTTTCCCGAAGCAAGGCATCGAGCTTTTTTAGATAGGCGTTCTCCGCACGCAGATATTGCAGTTCACGTTTGAGCTCTGCTGGGGTCTTTTCATCATCGGGTTTGTCTGTGATAGGAGATGTCACGGTGCTGCTACCTTTATGTTTAGAAGTTAGTCCAGACATACCGTAGAGCCGATAAGCTTTATGCCAATGACTGATAAGAGCTGGTGAGCTGATATTGAATGTCAGCGCCGTCTCAGATTGACTTAATCCTTGCGTCAGCATGGTGGTTAGTACTTGATGTTTAAAGTCGCTACTGTATTTAGCTTTACTGGTTTTAGGTTTGATGGCGTCTATACCGCCATGTTGATACTGCTGAACCCACTTAGATACCATCTTGTTATCAAGTCCAAACTTCTCACCTGTCGCACTGCTACTATGTCCTTCTTTGTAGTATGCAATGACTTTGATCTTAAAGTCTAGATCGTAACGCATAAAAACACCCCCAAAAGTTGTGTCCAACTTATGGGGGTCAGTTCACTTGCGCGATGGTTTTTGTTGTTTACAAGCGTCGTTTAATTATCAATCAAGGACTTTAACAGTACGTTGTTTTTGCTCTTCTTCTACTTTTTTATTGACAACATACTGATGCGTCATACTGAATAAGTTGTTCACCGTCCAGTACAATACCAGACCTGCTGGGAAAAACAGCATGAAAGCGGTAAAGATAATCGGTAAAAACTTCATAACTTTTGCTTGCATTGGATCAGTTGGCTGTGGATTTAGCTGTTGCTGTACAAACATCGACGCACCCATTAGTAAAGGCAGTATAAACCAAGGATCCATTGCCGATAAATCCTGAATCCATAAGATCCATGGAGCGTGACGCAGCTCAACACTCTCGACCAACACCCAGTACAAGGCTAAGAAAATCGGCATCTGCATCAATATCGGCAAACACCCTGCCATTGGATTGACTTTTTCTTCTTTGTAAATGCTCATCATTTCTTGCGACATCTTCATGCGATCGTCGCCGTGTTCTTCTTTTAGCGCAGCTAATCTTGGCGCGATAGCGCGCATTTTTGCCATCGAATAGTAGCTCTTGTTCGAGAACCACATAAGAGCTATCTTGACCAAGATGGTTAGAGCAATGATTGACCAACCCCAGTTACCAATAATATTCTGAATACCATCAAGTATGGCAAATAAGATTTTTGATATTGGCCATAACAAACCATAATCAACAGTCTGGTTGAGACCTACTGCGACCTCATTGAGCTCAGACTGTACTTTTGGTCCTGCATACAAGGTCGCGTTTAAGGTCGCTTGTTTGTTAGCGCCAACATTGACAGGTTGGCTGTTGAAACCAATAAAGTAATCACCGCCAGTTTCACGGCTAAAAAACTTACCAGTGAAGTTCTCAGGTGTCCATGCAGATACAAAATAGTGCTGTACTACCCCAACCCAACCTTTATCACTGGTCAGTTTCAATTCATCACTACTGAAGTTACCAAATTTCAGCTTATTGTATGGATCATCAGGTGTACCCCAAGCGCCACCCAAGTAGGTTGCCATACTTAGCGCACCTTTATCAGACATACCTGGATCTTTACTATCATCACGCTTTAGCTGCGCAAACATCTGCCCTTGCCACGGCTGTGCAGAAGCGTTTTGAATTTGATAGCTAATATCAATGGGGTATTTATCTTGAGTAAAGGTAAAGGTCTTGGTGATTTTTACGCCATCTTTTTGATAAGTTAGCGGCACTGATAACGTTTGCTGACCATCTTGCATCTTATAGTTGGTAGCAGCATAACTGTAGTTAGCGCGACCTTCCGCAGTATCAATACCGTCTTTACCAATCAGACCAGACTGAGCCACATAAACACGATTGCTATTGTTTTCTAGCAGCACAAAAGGCTCATCGCTATCCAATGTAGCGTCATACTGCTTCAACGCTGCATAAACAATATCGCCGCCTTCTGGATTGATCTTGATGTCATAGCGATTGGTCGTAACCGTAATAAGACTTGCATCCTTCGTAGGCGCCGTCGTCGCAATATCAGCATCCACAGGTAACGTCTGTACAGGAATATCACCTACCGCACCAGTCGTAGATGGAATATCAGCACCTATTGAAGTTGCAACCTCAGGCGTCGTGTCTACAGCTGGCGCATCGGCATAATCATCTCGCCATGCCAAAATCAGCAGATAAGCGGTGATTAACATCGCAATGATGATCATCACCCGAAATATCTTTTGCATAAACCTTTCCTAGAGTGAAAATTTGGGGCATGTGTCATGACCATAACATTGCAGCAGCATGTGCAACTACCAACGCTATCGTGAGTCATTTACATAAAATGTGCATCATTTTACTAAAAATTCGCCTTAAATGATACTAACAGTGTGGATAACTTGTGGGTAACTTAGCAGTCGCCGTATAAGAAACCAACGACGATGAGTTTTATCTTAACCTCATCAAGTGATTGAGACGTGAAACATAGCTGTTGTTATCTCGGTAAACACCTAATCCTTGAACGTCTACATTACCTAATGATAAATAATGATAACTATAATCAGCTAAAGGTAGGGGCACAAAATCAATGCCATGCCCTCCTAAAGGGTGACAACGACTTATACGTTTTACTAACAGCCAGCTACCTGCCCAAACGCCATGCCAAGCTAATGCTTGTTTACCATAATTAGAACAAGTCGGATAATATCGACAACGAGCAGGAAGTATTGGGCTTATTGTATTTTGATAGAATACAATAAAAAAATTAAATAAATTATAGAAAAAATTATTTAATAATATTTTAAAAATTTTCATTTTATTTTTTTCTAATTTTTTAAAGATATTGTTTATTTGATTTTTTAATTCCTCCTTGCTTAAAAAATCAATAGGCTTTTTAACAATAAAAACAATATCCTTGT
The sequence above is a segment of the Psychrobacter fulvigenes genome. Coding sequences within it:
- a CDS encoding helix-turn-helix domain-containing protein is translated as MRYDLDFKIKVIAYYKEGHSSSATGEKFGLDNKMVSKWVQQYQHGGIDAIKPKTSKAKYSSDFKHQVLTTMLTQGLSQSETALTFNISSPALISHWHKAYRLYGMSGLTSKHKGSSTVTSPITDKPDDEKTPAELKRELQYLRAENAYLKKLDALLREKEQAVKKQGSSKD
- the yidD gene encoding membrane protein insertion efficiency factor YidD, whose product is MKIFKILLNNFFYNLFNFFIVFYQNTISPILPARCRYYPTCSNYGKQALAWHGVWAGSWLLVKRISRCHPLGGHGIDFVPLPLADYSYHYLSLGNVDVQGLGVYRDNNSYVSRLNHLMRLR
- the yidC gene encoding membrane protein insertase YidC, translating into MQKIFRVMIIIAMLITAYLLILAWRDDYADAPAVDTTPEVATSIGADIPSTTGAVGDIPVQTLPVDADIATTAPTKDASLITVTTNRYDIKINPEGGDIVYAALKQYDATLDSDEPFVLLENNSNRVYVAQSGLIGKDGIDTAEGRANYSYAATNYKMQDGQQTLSVPLTYQKDGVKITKTFTFTQDKYPIDISYQIQNASAQPWQGQMFAQLKRDDSKDPGMSDKGALSMATYLGGAWGTPDDPYNKLKFGNFSSDELKLTSDKGWVGVVQHYFVSAWTPENFTGKFFSRETGGDYFIGFNSQPVNVGANKQATLNATLYAGPKVQSELNEVAVGLNQTVDYGLLWPISKILFAILDGIQNIIGNWGWSIIALTILVKIALMWFSNKSYYSMAKMRAIAPRLAALKEEHGDDRMKMSQEMMSIYKEEKVNPMAGCLPILMQMPIFLALYWVLVESVELRHAPWILWIQDLSAMDPWFILPLLMGASMFVQQQLNPQPTDPMQAKVMKFLPIIFTAFMLFFPAGLVLYWTVNNLFSMTHQYVVNKKVEEEQKQRTVKVLD
- a CDS encoding IS3 family transposase; translated protein: MSACGERLSKKARCLASGKGTSCQKARLIEGLRLKHSLSDLLTIAKLARSSFYYHRAQLWSEDKYADLKQRIRDIYHHHKGRYGYRRITQALKNEGLIHNHKLIARLMSELKLTARIRRQKYRSYKGQCGVIAKNRVKRRFRAGAPNRRWFTDITEFKVGEDKLYLSPILDCYNNEIISYTLSRRPVYDLVKQMLDSALKDIPKKRKEQLTLHSDQGWHYQMKPFAKSLKANHIKQSMSRKGSCLDNALMEGFFGTLKCETIYIEKPRTVEALEQQIHEYIHYYNHERIQMKLKGLSPVKYRTQSLIQT